Below is a genomic region from Isosphaeraceae bacterium EP7.
CCGGATCGACTTGTCGAACGGCGGGCGGACCGAGTAGCCGCAGCCGGCGACCATCGAGAGGCCGAGTGCGAGCAGGGCGCGACGGGTCGGGCGGTTGGGACGATTCAATGTCGGGCCCTCCTTGCGGGCCGGGCGCCCGTGCGCCCGCGTCCTTTGTTCCTTGGACCGATTCTCGGCCGCGTGATCCGATCCATCCCGATCAATACGTCGAGGCGCCGCCGTTGGGGCTGTTCATGCCGCCCGTGAGCCCGCCGCCGCCCACGCCGCCGGTGAGGGGATCGGTGCTGCCGGGCAGGGTCATGATCTTGCTGGGCAGCGATTCCTTGCGAGGGACCTTGGCCAGGGTGACCAGCTCGGTCTTGGACTTGGCGGCCCAGTCGCTGTCGGGCCAGAGCTGGACGACCTTGTTGTAGTACCACTCGGCGGCCGTGGGATGGCCGGTCCTGCGGTAGAACTTGGCCGTCCTGAAGTCGCGCTCGGCCCGCTGGTCGTTGATGAGGTCGAGGGTGTGGCTCAGCTCCGACGTCTCGCCGATCTTCTCGGGGAAGGCGACGCGGGTCTGACGGATCGTGGCGCGGGCCTGCTCCAGACCTGTGGCGTCGTATTCGGGGCCGACATAACCCTTGACCTTCGAGTCGATGCTCTCGTGCTGCGCCTTCTGCACGAGGTCGCTCTTGGCGTGGTCGGTGACCAGCTGATCATAGTGGATGGCGGCTAGCTCATACTCGCCGGAGGCCTTGTAGTGGTCGGCGATGCGCAGGAGGGCCTTGTCCGAGAGCGGCCCGGTGGGGTCGTGATGGCGGACGTGCTCGAGCGCCTGGATCGCATGGCCGTTGACGTCGACGAGCGGGAGCCTGCCGGTCATGCGCGAGTTGATCGGCATGGCCTTGTAAGCCTCGGCGTCGTTGGACGAGAGCCAGTAGTTGCCGATGGCATATTCGCGCTTGACCAGGGCGTCGAGATAGTCGGTGCCCGGGTAGGTGATGACGAGCGTCTCATACTCGTTGTGGGCACCCACATAGTCGGCCATCTGGTACTTGGTCTCGGCCAGATAGTACTGGGACTTTTCGCCCCAGGGGGTCCCCTTTCGGGCCCTGGCCATGGAGGCGAGGAGGGGCTTTGCCTTGGCGTATTCGCCGCGCTGGAACAGCTCCTCGGCGGCCTTGAACTCGGCCTCGGCCTTGGGATCGGCCTCGACGACGGCGGGCTTCCAGCCCTCGCGCCCCTTGACCATGCCGACGGGGTCGGCCTCGGTCGTCGACGGTGGCGTCCTGGGGCTGAGCCATCGCTTCATCAGCGAACGTTCATCGCCGACTTCTTTGTCGGTGATGGGCTTGGCCAGGGTGTGGTCGTAGGCGGCCCGCCAGCGCGACATGGGCCCCTCGGCGATGCCCTGGCAGCCGGCGGCCGAGAAGGCGGCCAGCAGGGCGAAGGCCAGGGCGGGGCCCGTCGTCGCGGCGTCCCGCGTCAGTTCCGGCGTCCTCAGTCCTTGGGCATTCGCCATCGAGATCAGGCTCCGAGATAGGGCAAGAGCCGCGGTCGGCGTCCGAGCAGGTGGCTGACGACCGCGCCGAGCGTCGAGCGGACCGGTCCGAGCGTCCTGGGGCTGTCGTCCAGCGTCCGCCAGTCGGACCCCGGCCCGGACAGGGCCCGCAAGGCATCCAGCGTCCGGCCCGAGAGCGTCGCGACGTGCGCCACACCAGGCCGGCAAGACGGGCAGAGCACACCGCCGGTGGCCAGGCCGAAGGCGACGACGTCCGAGTCGTGACGCGTCTCGACCGGGTTCCCGCAATGAGCGCACGCGTCCAGCGAGGGCATCAGTCCCAGCTCACGCAGGCAGGCCAGCTCGAAGCGGGCCAGACGGCGCGAGCGCAGCACCGGGTCGCCGAGGTGCCGCAAGGTCACCAACGCCGCGTCGAAGAGCCTGGGATGTGGATCGTGGAGGTCGGTCAGCTCGCCCAGAAGCTCGGCGATGTAATACGCCGAGTACAGGGCCGCCAGGTCGCGTCGGAGCGGCCCGAAGCGCTCCACGGGGGAGGCCTCGGTGACCAGGTCGAGCGCATCGGACGACTTGTGCAGCAGCACGATATCGGAAACACCCAGCAGGTCAAGGGCACCCTGCATGGCGTTCTTCGGCCGCCGCGCCCCTTTGGCCAGCGCCCCGACCTTGCCCAGCTCGCGGGTGAACAGAGTCACCACTAGGCTGGTCTCGAAGACCTCCACGGACCGCACCACCAACGCCAGCGAACGGACGGCGGGCACGGTTCACCTCGGTTCCACGGAGGATGACGGGAGCGATTGACCGGCCGGGCCCTGCGTCCTTCAGCCGGCATGGCCGTTGGTTCGGGGGCCGGACAGGTCGATGCGGACGCGGCGGATGGCGTGGTCGATGACCTCGACGACGGTCAGCTCGGCGTCGCCGGCGCGGAAGGTCGAGCCGACCTCGGGCACGCGGCCGAAGGCGTAGAAGGCGTAGCCGGCGAGGGTCTGATAGTCTCCGCCGGTGGGCAGGCGTATGCCCAGCTTGTTGTTGAGCCGCTCCAGGTCGAGCGTGGCGTCGACAAGATAGCTCCCCTCGCCGACATCCTCGATCTGGTCGCCGACCGGGGGGGTGTCGTGCTCGTCGTCGATGGGGCCGACGAGCTGCTCGATGAGGTCTTCCATGGTGACCAGGCCGGAGACGCCGCCGTACTCGTCGAGGATGATGGCCATGTGAGTCCGGCGGGCGCGCATCTCGTCGAGCAGGATGTCGGCCTCCTTGGTCTCGGGGACGCAGAAGGCCGGGCGGGCCAGGATCCTGGGGTTGGTGGCGTCGATGCCCCCGTCGATCATCCGGGTCAGCAGGTCCTTCGCGTGCAGGACCCCGACGATGTCGTCCCGGTTCTCGCCGAAGAGCGGGATGCGGGTGCGGCCCGACTCGACGAACAGGCGTGCGGCGACGCTCGCCGAGACGTCGGCGGGCAGGGCGATGATCCTGGAGCGCGGGGTCATGATCTCGGAGACGTCGCGCTGGGAAAGCTCGACGACGCGCTCGAGCAGGGCGCGGGTGGAGTCGGTCAGGTCGGCCTCGCCGTCTTCCCCGGTCTCCATCGGGGTGTGGATCTCGACCTCGACGCTGGGGGGCCGCGCGGGGGAGGCCGAGGCGCCCGAGAGATGAGTTGCCAGCTTCTCGACCCCCAGCGAGAGGGCCGTGATCGGGCTCATCAGGACGCGCAGCGGGCCGGTCAGCGGCCAGAGCCGGTCGAGGACGTCCTCGGCATAGAGCCGGCCGACGACCTCGGCCACCAGGTGCCCGAGCGCCGCGACGCCCAGCGCCACGACGGGCAGGAACCGACCCAGCGGCACGCCCGACCGCAGGTTCACCAGCGCGCCGAGCAAGGCCGCCAGGCCCAGCGCAGCGATCGTCGACAGGGCACCGACGCTGCGCTCGGTGCGGACGTCGTTGTGGTCGATGGCGGAGGCGCGGGCGGGCCGGCCCCGGCGGGTGCAGATCTCCTCGAGGCGGCTGACCGAGTAGGTTCGCAGCGCCCGGGTGAGGGCCACCGAGGTCCAAAGGACGATCAGGCCGGAGATGCCCAGAAGCATCCCCAGGCCGAAGCTCATTCCGGCCACCGCGAGCCCCCCCGTCCCGCGAGCGAGTCCGGCGCAGGCCGGCCCACCAGCGGGAATGTGTTGACCAGGCCCAGGGCCGAAAGCACTTCGCCCTCGCGCCGGCGCATTGACGCGGACGAGGCGTCGTCGGTGTCGTCCAGGCCGCAGAGGTGCAGCAGGCCGTGGACCACGTAGAGGGCCAGCTCGTCGGAGGGATTGAAGCCCGACTGCTGCGCCGTGGTCGCCGCCATCTCGGCCGAGACGACCACCTCGCCGCAGAGCTCGGTCTCGTCGGGGTCAGACAGCGGGAACGTCACCACGTCGGTCGGCCAGTCGTGCTGGAGGTGCCGCGCATTGATCGACCGGATCGTCGGGTCGTCGACCACGACGATCGAGATCGAGGCCAAGTCGACGCCCTCGCCGACCAGCACCCTGCGTGCTAGCCGGGCCAGGCCGTCTGGGTCGACGGGCAAGTGCGCCTGAGTGTTGCTGACCTCGACCCGAATCGATGCGCCGGAACCTGGGCCGGGCACCTCCGCCGGTTCAGGCGGTGCGCTGCTGGGGGTATTTGACCCGGCCATGGTAGATCCCGATGAGTGACTTGATGAGGCTGTCGCGGATCTCGGCGATCTCGCGGAGGGTGAGGCCGCACTCGTCGAACTGGCCGTCGCGCAGGCGTTTGTCGATCATCTCGCTGACGAGGCCCTCGATGCGCGAAGGGGTGGGCTCGGAGAGGGTCCGGCTGGCGCTCTCGACGGCATCGGCCACCATCAGGATGCCCGCCTCCTTGCTCTGAGGGCGGGGGCCCGGGTAGCGGAAGAGCCCTTCCAGGACGTCGGCGGCGTCGGGGTCGCACTCGCTCCGGCGGGTGGCCTCGCGGTAGAAGTACTCGACCAGGGTGGTGCCGTGGTGCTGCTCGATGAGGTCGATGATGCTCTGCGGCAGGTGGTGCTGGCGGGCCAGGTCGGCGCCGTCCTTGACGTGGCCGATGATGATCAGAGTGCTCATCGCCGGGGCCAGGTTGGCGTGGCGGTTGGCCATGCCCGTCTGGTTCTCGATGAAGTAGTGCGGCTTGAGCATCTTGCCGATGTCGTGGAAGTAGGCCCCGATGCGGATCAGCAGGGCGTTGGCGCCGATGCGCTCGGCGGCGGCCTCGGCGATGGTGGCCACCGTCACCGAGTGGTTGTGCGTGCCGGGCGCCCTGCGGACCAGCTCTTGCAGCAAGGGGTGGGTGATGTCGCCCAGCTCCAGCAGGCTGATGCCGGTGACGATGCCGAAGGCCCCCTCGATGAACGGCAGGCTGCCGCCCAGGAAGAAGCCGCCCATCAGGCCCCAGCCCGCGCGCCAGAGGCTGTCTTGCACCAGCAGGGGGGTCGGCTGGTTCTGCCAGAGACCCGTAGCCCAGGTGAGGATGAAGTAACCCAGGGCCGACGTGGCGCCCACCTTGATGAGCTTCGTCCGGGTGCGCACCTCGTTGAGCGTGAGCACACCGGCGACGGTCCCACCCATCAGCACCATGAAGTGGCCGATGCCGGAGCCCATGGCCAGGTTGGTCATCACGCAGAGGGCAAACGTGATCATCATGGCGAAATGCGGATTATAGGCCACCGCGACGATCATGCCCGAGAGCGCCACCGGCACCAGCTCTGCGTCCCAGGTCTGGGTCGCCAGTAGGCGCACCAGAGCCATGGCCAAGACGACCAGGCCGCAGGCCGAGGCCACGCGTCCCAGGTCGCGGTCGACGGCCGGCTCATTGCGATGGACGTAATAGCCGACCAGGGCAAAGAGCGATGCGACCATCACCACGGCCGAGCCGGCGCGCCTGAGGATGGCCCAGGGGGGCATCTCGGAGACCGCCTTGTCGTGCTCCATCCGCAGGAGGATGATCTGCTCCTCGCCGATCTCCTGGTCCTGCTCGACCAGGACGTCACCGCGGCGATAGATGTCATAGACATCCCTGACCGAGTTGCGGGCCGCCTCGCGGAGCTGCTCGGTGAGGGGCCCGTCGAAGGTGAGCGTCGGGATTCCCGCGAACCGGGGTGCGACCAGGCCGAAGAGGGCGTGCCCCAGCGCGGGGTCGTCGAAGGCGGCGGCGAACTCGCGGGCGAGCGGGCCGTCGAGCCTGGCCATACGCTCGGGCCCCACGCGCTCGCGGGGGACGGGCCTGGGCGGCCCCGCGGCGGCCCCCGCGTCGCGGATGGAGAGGGTCCGGCTGGCCTCCTCGGTCCTGGGCAGGGCCTCGGGACCGAGCACGCCGTCCCGGACGGCGGGGGCGAAGGCGCGGGCGAGCCGGCCGGTCAGCCCCTCGCGGGCGCCGGGCTTGGCCAGGGCGTCCTTGATCAGGCGGAAGGAGACTTCCGTCGGCTTCCAAGCCTGTTGCACGGCGGGGGGAAGGCTATCCAGGGAGTCGGCCGCGGCGACGGCGTCGACGAAGTCTTCGAGTTGGTCGGCCAGGTCGCGGATGGGCGACGGGTCGTTGACCATGGCGGGGGGGACCTTGTCGGCCTCCATCTGCCGCTCGGTATTGGCCCTCATCTGGTTGCGGCGCTCGAACTTCTCGACGTTGACGCGCAGCTCGCGGCTGGGCCGCTGGCCCAGGCGGTAAGTGAACGGCGGCCCCGAGCCGTTGACCAGCGCGGCGGTGCACAGGACGGCGACGCCAAGCACGGCGGCGCGGGCCAGGCGATCGCGGCGGCGGGCGATCAGGCCTTGCTGCGAGTCGATGGGGCGGGCGGGCCTCAACTGGGCCCGGGTGGATCTGGTCCGACGTTTACCAAAGCTCATGGAACGGTGTCATCCACTCGCGCGGTCAACGGGCCGAGGCCCGTCCCGCGCCGGAATGTGCCGCGCCGGCTTCGGCGCGGCTTCGTCGGCCCTCGGGGCGTCGCGTCCGCCCCCCGGGCCGCCTCGCCTCATTCCGAGGCAGGGACGGCCGCCGCGTCCACCGCGGCAGACGGCCCATCGTTCGCACCGAACGGAACGCCCTGCTGATCCCCGCGAAGCTCGTCGGTCGACTCGTATGCGTTTACGATCGCCTGCACCAGCGGGTGACGCACGATATCCGACCGGCTGAGCGTCACGATGCCGATGCCGGGCACATCCTTCAAGCGATCCACCGCGTCGGCCAGCCCGCTGGGGGTGTCCGACGGCAGGTCCACCTGGGTGACGTCGCCGGTCACCACGATCCTGGCATTCTGGCCCATCCGGGTCAGGAACATCTTCATCTGACCGATTGTCGCATTCTGGCCCTCGTCCAGGATGATGACCGCATCGTTGAGCGTCCGCCCCCTCATGTAGGCGAGCGGCGCGATCTCGATCAGGTCGTGCCCCGTATACCGGCGGATCTGGTCGTAATCCATCAGGTCGTGCAGGGCGTCGAGCAAAGGGCGCAGGTAGGGGTTGATCTTCGCCTCGAGGTCACCCGGCAGGAAGCCCAGGTGCTCGCCGGCCTCGACCGCGGGGCGGACCAGGACGATCTTCTTGATCCGCCCTTTTCGCAGCAGCGAGACGGCCATGGCCACGGCCAGATAGGTCTTGCCCGTGCCCGCGGGGCCGACGCAGAAGACCAGCTCATAGTCGCGCAAGGCCGAGAGGTAGCGGGCCTGGCCGTCGGTGCGGGCGCGGACCAAGCGAGAGCCCTCGCGGATCTCCACGGGGCCGCCGCCGGCGGAGTCTCGGGTGGCGTTCACGATCGCGTCGAGCGCCTCGGCGACGTCGCCCGAACTGATCGCCTTCCGCCGGCGATAGGTGTCGCGCAGGCCGTCGAACACGCGCTTGGCTCGCTCGACGCCTTCCTCAGGGCCCTCGACGCGGATCTCTCCGTGCCGCGCCGTGACCTTGACGCCCAGGGCATCGCGGATCTGCCTTAAATTCTGGTCTCGGCTGCCGAAGACCGCGAACTCTTCATCCTGCCCGCCCAGAGTGATCGTGACTTCCGGCATGCCCCGCCCTTCGATGCGTCGCTCGGTGCTGACGGTGCTTCGGCCGTCAATTAATCTTCATTATGGACACCCCGGTCGTCAAAAGACAACGGCATGCCCCGCGGCCCGACCGTGAGGGCGAACCTCGCCGCCCTTGGGCTCCCTCACGCAACCGATGCGCCGTTCTCGCTGGACGATCGGGGCCGCATGCCGCTACAATCGGCGTGACGAATTTCGCCCATCGGCGCGTCCGCGCGCGCCGAAAACCGGGCCGACGGGCACGCACGCGGGGCGACTTGAACGGGAACGACCACGCCGATGGAGATCGCCAAGCTCGCGCTCGAG
It encodes:
- the recO gene encoding DNA repair protein RecO, translating into MPAVRSLALVVRSVEVFETSLVVTLFTRELGKVGALAKGARRPKNAMQGALDLLGVSDIVLLHKSSDALDLVTEASPVERFGPLRRDLAALYSAYYIAELLGELTDLHDPHPRLFDAALVTLRHLGDPVLRSRRLARFELACLRELGLMPSLDACAHCGNPVETRHDSDVVAFGLATGGVLCPSCRPGVAHVATLSGRTLDALRALSGPGSDWRTLDDSPRTLGPVRSTLGAVVSHLLGRRPRLLPYLGA
- a CDS encoding HDIG domain-containing protein; this encodes MSFGKRRTRSTRAQLRPARPIDSQQGLIARRRDRLARAAVLGVAVLCTAALVNGSGPPFTYRLGQRPSRELRVNVEKFERRNQMRANTERQMEADKVPPAMVNDPSPIRDLADQLEDFVDAVAAADSLDSLPPAVQQAWKPTEVSFRLIKDALAKPGAREGLTGRLARAFAPAVRDGVLGPEALPRTEEASRTLSIRDAGAAAGPPRPVPRERVGPERMARLDGPLAREFAAAFDDPALGHALFGLVAPRFAGIPTLTFDGPLTEQLREAARNSVRDVYDIYRRGDVLVEQDQEIGEEQIILLRMEHDKAVSEMPPWAILRRAGSAVVMVASLFALVGYYVHRNEPAVDRDLGRVASACGLVVLAMALVRLLATQTWDAELVPVALSGMIVAVAYNPHFAMMITFALCVMTNLAMGSGIGHFMVLMGGTVAGVLTLNEVRTRTKLIKVGATSALGYFILTWATGLWQNQPTPLLVQDSLWRAGWGLMGGFFLGGSLPFIEGAFGIVTGISLLELGDITHPLLQELVRRAPGTHNHSVTVATIAEAAAERIGANALLIRIGAYFHDIGKMLKPHYFIENQTGMANRHANLAPAMSTLIIIGHVKDGADLARQHHLPQSIIDLIEQHHGTTLVEYFYREATRRSECDPDAADVLEGLFRYPGPRPQSKEAGILMVADAVESASRTLSEPTPSRIEGLVSEMIDKRLRDGQFDECGLTLREIAEIRDSLIKSLIGIYHGRVKYPQQRTA
- the ybeY gene encoding rRNA maturation RNase YbeY, which encodes MPVDPDGLARLARRVLVGEGVDLASISIVVVDDPTIRSINARHLQHDWPTDVVTFPLSDPDETELCGEVVVSAEMAATTAQQSGFNPSDELALYVVHGLLHLCGLDDTDDASSASMRRREGEVLSALGLVNTFPLVGRPAPDSLAGRGGSRWPE
- a CDS encoding hemolysin family protein, with product MSFGLGMLLGISGLIVLWTSVALTRALRTYSVSRLEEICTRRGRPARASAIDHNDVRTERSVGALSTIAALGLAALLGALVNLRSGVPLGRFLPVVALGVAALGHLVAEVVGRLYAEDVLDRLWPLTGPLRVLMSPITALSLGVEKLATHLSGASASPARPPSVEVEIHTPMETGEDGEADLTDSTRALLERVVELSQRDVSEIMTPRSRIIALPADVSASVAARLFVESGRTRIPLFGENRDDIVGVLHAKDLLTRMIDGGIDATNPRILARPAFCVPETKEADILLDEMRARRTHMAIILDEYGGVSGLVTMEDLIEQLVGPIDDEHDTPPVGDQIEDVGEGSYLVDATLDLERLNNKLGIRLPTGGDYQTLAGYAFYAFGRVPEVGSTFRAGDAELTVVEVIDHAIRRVRIDLSGPRTNGHAG
- a CDS encoding PhoH family protein, with translation MPEVTITLGGQDEEFAVFGSRDQNLRQIRDALGVKVTARHGEIRVEGPEEGVERAKRVFDGLRDTYRRRKAISSGDVAEALDAIVNATRDSAGGGPVEIREGSRLVRARTDGQARYLSALRDYELVFCVGPAGTGKTYLAVAMAVSLLRKGRIKKIVLVRPAVEAGEHLGFLPGDLEAKINPYLRPLLDALHDLMDYDQIRRYTGHDLIEIAPLAYMRGRTLNDAVIILDEGQNATIGQMKMFLTRMGQNARIVVTGDVTQVDLPSDTPSGLADAVDRLKDVPGIGIVTLSRSDIVRHPLVQAIVNAYESTDELRGDQQGVPFGANDGPSAAVDAAAVPASE
- the bamD gene encoding outer membrane protein assembly factor BamD, with the protein product MANAQGLRTPELTRDAATTGPALAFALLAAFSAAGCQGIAEGPMSRWRAAYDHTLAKPITDKEVGDERSLMKRWLSPRTPPSTTEADPVGMVKGREGWKPAVVEADPKAEAEFKAAEELFQRGEYAKAKPLLASMARARKGTPWGEKSQYYLAETKYQMADYVGAHNEYETLVITYPGTDYLDALVKREYAIGNYWLSSNDAEAYKAMPINSRMTGRLPLVDVNGHAIQALEHVRHHDPTGPLSDKALLRIADHYKASGEYELAAIHYDQLVTDHAKSDLVQKAQHESIDSKVKGYVGPEYDATGLEQARATIRQTRVAFPEKIGETSELSHTLDLINDQRAERDFRTAKFYRRTGHPTAAEWYYNKVVQLWPDSDWAAKSKTELVTLAKVPRKESLPSKIMTLPGSTDPLTGGVGGGGLTGGMNSPNGGASTY